The genomic stretch AGTAAATGGAGGTGAAGACGGGCGCGCCGGGAAACATTTCGGCCAGCACTTCCAGCACGTCTTCGGCGCCGCCGAGTTGGTTGAGCCAGTCGTGGATGAGGGCGAGAGGCATCAGGCGGAAACAGCGGTTTCTTCTGTGAGGCCTGACATCGCTAACACCCTGTCTGACCATTCTGATGCTTGATGGGCCAGCAAAGCTCGCTGAAAGGAGTTTGTGGAAGCAACTGGCCAGACATGAAGCCACAACGTGAGATTAATTTGCAGATCAACAAGCTGACTTGCTGTATCGGATTTGGTCTCTGTCGCTGTCCATTCGATAAACCGTCGCGCTTCCTCCAGTAAAACTTGAACGACCTGCGAATTAACGGGATTCATCGCCGTTGAACTCACCCGCGCTAAATCTGCTGCCAACCCGCCCAAACGGATTGGCAAGGGATCGCGCATAAACCTTTTCTGAACTACGGCAAAGTCTTTCATGAGTCACCTGCCAAAAGTTGGCGAATGATATTTTCCATTTTGGCGCGAATAGCCGGATTCTGCACTTCCGTTTTAGTGTTGCCGTCTCGTGAACGAAGGTTGATGATCGCCTCAAATCGTATCTCGTTACTGGCAGGGTACCAATTCGCGCCCCATAAATCGGATTGCCTGCTTCCATCAGCCAGAAGCACTGCTTCGCTATCTGCGTGCATCTCGCCGCCGCCGGCCATGATTTCGCGCTGTACATCAACTGCAACTTTGATCAGAACGCCCCAGTCTGCCAGCATAGCAGCTATCTGTTCAGGTGTGGCTCGTTCGCGGAGAATGTGAATTGACATAGATGAAGTTCCAATAATGGTATTCGCTGATGTTTCATCAGAATTATAACCCTGCTTTCTCCAGTAACCCCCTGATCGGCCCATAACTCCTCCGATGTACCTCGCTCACCCCCAACTCCTCCAGCGCAACTTTGTGCAGGGCCGTGCCGTAGCCCTTGTGCTTCGCGAAGCTGTAGCCGGGATGGAGCGCATCAAGTTTCACCATCGCCCGGTCGCGGCTGACTTTGGCGACGATGGAGGCGGCGGCGATGCTGAGGGAGAGGCAGTCGCCGTAGTTCAAAAAGTGTTGAGGAAGAGAGAAGAGAGAGGAGAGGTTGACGGCGTCAATGAGGAGAGCTTTGGGTTGGGGGTGGAGCATGGCAACCGCTCGTTGCATGGCGGCTCGGGTGGCGGGCACGATGCCGTTCGAGTCAATTTCGCCCGGCCCGGCCCCGCCCACACCAACCGACACGGCCACGTCGCAAATTGCTGCGTACAACTTTTCGCGCTGGCGGGCGGTGAGCTTCTTGGAATCGTTCACGCCTTTGAGGGCCGAGGCCAGGTCACGGCGGTTGAGGGGGAGGATGACGGCGGCGGCCACCACCGGCCCGGCCCAGGCTCCGCGTCCGGCCTCGTCAATGCCGGCGATCAGATGATGGCCTTGAGCGAGGAAGCGGCGTTCAAGTTTGAGGGTGGGCATGGTCGTGACAAATGAAGAATGACAAATGACAAATGAAGAATGACAAATGAAGAATGACAAATGACAGATGATGAATGACAGGTGATGAATGACGAATGATTATCCGTCGTCCCTTGTCCGTCGTCTATCGTCGTTCATACTTCCCCTGTTCCCAATTCTGCCGGATGGTGAGGATGTCCTTGAACATGCGGAGCGAGTCGTCGAGCAGACGGACGCGGCTCTCGGAGCGGTAATACCAGTTGATGGGCACTTCGGCCACGCGGTAGCCGCGCTTGACGGCGATGTAGAGCGCCTCCACGTCGAAGCTCATGCCATTCAACACCTGCACCCGGAAAATATCCTCGGCGGCTTTGGCTGAGAAGCACTTGAAGCCGCACTGCGTGTCCTCGAAGCCGGGCAGGGCGAAGAACTTCACCAGGTTACTGAAGACACGCCCGATAATGTGGCGATGCGGCGGTTCGTTGTAGCGCCTGGCTCCTGGCGCTTCGCGTGAACCAATGGCCACCTCAGCGCTCTCAAGCTGAGGCGGCAGGAACTTGGCGATCTCTTGAATTGGCATCGAGAGATCGGCGTCGCAGATGAAGCGGAACTGGCCTTTGGCTTCAAGCATACCTCGACGCACGGCCAAGCCCTTGCCTCGCGCGCTCTCGCGAATGAGTCGCGTGCGTGAATGATCGGCGGCGAAGGCCTCGGTGACGACGGCGGTGAGGTCCTGGCTGCCGTTCTCGACGACGACGATCTCGCTCGCGTACGATTGCTTGTCGAGGTAGGCGTTGATCGAGGCCAGGGTGGGCGGCAGGCGATGCTCTTCGTTGTGGGCAGGAATGATGATAGAGAGGAAGGTGGCGTTGGTCACAGTTTTGTGTTGCATATTGCGTGGTGCGTGGTGCGTAAGGAGATACGCACTACGCACCACGCAATATCGTTTATAAGTCACTCAAAATTGAAAGAACATACTCATCCGAAACTTTGCGGGTGGCTTGCACCCGCTTTCGCTTGGCGAGCAGTTTGGGCAGGGCCAGCACTCCGGCAAGCTGGCCGCGCAAGCGGGCGCGGGCCGCTTGGCCGCGCCAGGCTTTCAGGGCTTCAAGCGCAAGGCGCAACTGCGCCCCGATTATCTCACGCCAGTGTTTGCGCCATACGCTCGCCGGCACGTCTTTGACCAGCACGTAAATGAAGTTGCGCCCATCATAAAAACTGGCGGTCGCCCCGCCGCCGGTGGCCGAGAGTTTGTGAAACACAACCGCTCGCGGGGCGAACACGGCTTTCCATCCGGCCAACTGCGCCCGCCAGGCCAGGTCCACATCCTCGCACGAGAAAAAGAAATCGTCGTCGAGCAAGCCGATTTGATCGAGCATGACTTTGCGATACGCCGCCGAGCCGCCGCAGGCTGAGAAGACATGGCCCTCGTCAAACTGGCCGACGTCTTTCTGCCAGACCCCCTGGTTTGCCGGGAGACCGTTGGTTCGATACAGGTCGCCCGCCGTGTGAAAGGTGTCGCGTTGATCAAAGAGCAACATCTTTGAGGCGACGATGGCCGCTTCGGGGTGACGATCAAAAGCGGCGGCGACTTCGGCCAGCCAGTTTGGATCAACTTCGGTGTCGTTGTTGAGCAGAATTTGGATGTTGCCTTTGGCCGCCCTCAGCCCGGCGTTGCTGGCCCCGGTGAAACCGGCGTTACGATCCAGAGCGATCACTTTCACTTCCGGGTAGTCGCGGGCGAGCAGTTCGCGCGAATTGTCACTGCTGGCATTGTCGGCGACGATGATTTCAAACTCCTGAAGCGTTTGCTGTCGAAGAGAGTTGAGGCAGGCGGGTAGGTGGGAAGCGCCGTTCCAGTTGGGGATGATGATGGAGAGCATGACAGGGTGACAAGATGACAAGGAGACAAGGAGACAAGGAGTTCTCTTTTGTCTCCCCTTCTCCGCGTCTCCTTGTCTTTTACACGCTCAGAAACTCGGCCAGCGCCTCTTGCCAGGGCCGCAGGGTGATGCCCAGCGCGGCGGCGGCCTGGTTGGCAAGGGGTGTAAATTTGGGCGGGGTTGAGGGGCGAGAAAAGTCCGAGAGCAGAATCGGTTCCACTGGCACGTGGCGGCGGCCACTGAGTTCAAGGATGTGTTTGGCGTAGTCGAAGCGCGAGCAGTAGCCGCCGTTCACCAGATGATAGATGCCGTAACTTCCGGTCGCAATCAGCTTGAGGATGGCGGCGGCGAGGTCGGGAGTGAAAGTGGGGCAGGCCACTTCGTCGGTCACAACTTTTAGGCCGCCGTTCTCATCGGCGAGTTGTTGGATGCGGTGGACGAAGTTGCGCCCGCCTTTTGAGGTGAGCCAGGAGGTGCGAACGATGTAGAAGCGGTTGAGCAGGAGGGCGGTGAATTTTTCTCCGGCGAGTTTGGAGTAGCCGTAGGGGTTGACCGGGTTGGTGTTATCGAATTCGCGATACGGCTCGTTTTTCGCGCCGTCGAAGACTTCGTTACTGCTGACGTAGAGCATGGCGGCGTTGGCTTCGGCGCAGGCCAGGGCGACGTTTTGCGTGCCCAGGCCGTTGGCGCGGTAGGCCAGGTCGGGCTGGCGGGCGGCGGCGTCTACGTCGGTGAAGGCGGCGCAGTGCAGGACAACGTCCGGGCGGTGTGCGCCGATGGCGGCGCGAGTCTGGGCGAGGTTGGTGATGTCGAATTCGTGAAGGTCGCCACCGTCAAGTTCCATTCCTGCAGTCATGGCTTGCCGCGCCAGTTCCGATCCAAGTTGGCCTTTGATGCCGGTGATGAACAGTCGCATAGTCAGTCTTTCATTCAAAGAGGTGTTCACTACAAAGGCACAAGGCCACGAAGTTCCACAAAGTTTTCTTGGTGAAGCTTAGTGTCTTAGTGCCTTGGTGGTTAATGGACTCAGCCATTGTGAAGATATGTGGTAATTACGTTCCGGCTGAGGGCGAGGCCGCGGGCGCGGAAGTCGTCGAGGGCGGTGAGCGGGATGCGGTCGAAGATTTGGGTTTGCATGGCCGGGGGCGATTGTAGCAGAGTCTCAAATTCGGCGGGCGAGAGGCTCATGCGTTTGGCGAAGACTTCGATGGTTTGGGCTTCGGCGCCGTCGGCCAGTTGGCGGGCCACGAAGTCGCGCCAGCCGCTCAGGGCCGAGTCGGCCAGAAAGGGAAGCCAGCGATCAGGTTGAGCGCGGCAAAGTGTTTCGCCCACGCCGTCGCGCAACAGCGGCCAGTCGAGCCGGTCGAGGTAGATGCGCAAGACGTTGTGGATGAAAAGGCGATGGCGGAAATTGCTCCAGTCTGCATCAAGGCCGAAGACGGGGTCGAAGATGTCGCCGATCCACTGCTGATCGAGGGCGAGGTGGCAGAGGTAGCCGGCGAGGAAGGCGGCGTGAGAGGGGGGCAATTTAGCAGAGTCGGCCAAACCGGGGTGAAGGCGGAAGAGGGCTTGCGAAGCGGGAGTCCGGTCTTTCATCGGCACGTCGAAGAAGTGAGTCGCTTCGCGCGTCTGGCCGGAGATGTTTTGGGCGTCGGGGGCGATGTTGCCCAGGTAGAACTCGGCGGCGTGCTGTTGGACGAGCGGCGGGCAGGCGGGCAGTAGCTCGCGGGCCAGGCGCAGGTGGTAAAAGGGGGTGGGCATGGGCAAAAGTATATCAGGTTGCGCGCCGGGGATAGTTGCGTATACTTGCGCTACATCAGGAGGATAGTTATGCAGAGTGGCTCATTTCGTTTGCTCATGCAACGCGGCCCGACGCCGGGCAAGACGTTTGAACTGGTGAAGGACGTGGTGACGCTGGGGCGCGATGTGTCGAACGATATCGTGATCAACGACGCCGAAATTTCGCGGCATCACGTGCGGCTGACGCGGCAGATGGGCACGTTTGCGCTGGAAGATTTGGGGAGCACCAACGGCACCTTTGTCAATTCGATGCGGCTGGCCGGGCAGAAGTTGTTGTCGAAGAGCGACGTGATCAATTTGGGCGAGACGGTAACGCTGACCTTTGAGCCGACTCCGCCGGACATGGCGGCCACGATTGTGGGAAGCATCGGGCCGGTGACGATGTCGAGCGAGCCGCCGCCGCCCCGGCCGGCATTCGCCATGCCGCAAATGTCCACCCGCCCGCCGGAGCAGGCCGCGCCGCCCATCCCAAAATATCAGCCTGAATATCAATTGCCGCAATCAACACCTCAAGCCGGCAGCATGGATCGCCGCTGGGTGATTGCGGGCGTGGGGTGTTTGGTGTTGTGCTGTTGCCTGGGGGCGGTCGCGGCGGCGGTCTACTACGTTGACGCTTACAACTTGTACTGCCAGATTGCGCCGTTTTTGTTTGCTTGCCCGTGAAGCGACGACAGACGATGGACGAAGGACGAAAGTTGTCCGTCTATTGTCTGTCGTCAGTCGTCAAACTTTCTCCCTCACCTGATCAATAATCTCGGCCGCCAGATCGTAGCGGCTGAAGGGCGGCATCAGGTACACGCCCTGCAAAAACTCGCGCAGTTCAGTGAGCAGTTCGACGGCAATCTTCATCCCCTCTTGCGCGCCTGCGCTCCCGGCTTTCTCCATCCGCTCACGCAAACTCTCTGGAATGATCACGCCCGGCACTTCGTTGTGGAAGAAGTTGGCGTGGCGGGCGCTATGAAGCGGAAGCACGCCAGCCAGAATCGGCAGTTCGAGCGGGCCGTGCTTGTCGGCGTAGCGGCGCAAAAACTCGCGGGCAACACCGGTCTCGAAGATGGGCTGGGTGAGGGCGAAGTCGGCCCCGGCGGCGATTTTCTTCCTCAGCGTTTTGATCTCTTTGTCCACGTCGGGGGCGCAGGGGTTGACGGCGCAACCGACGTAGAATGAGGTGGGCTGGCCGATCTCCTGTCCGGCGTGATCGAGGCCCACGTTGAATCCCTGTTTGATTAACTTGATCAGGCCTGACGGAACGAGATCGTATTTGTCGTTGGCGTCGGGGTAATCGCCGATAGCGGTTGGGTCGCCCATGACTACAAAGATGTTCCGGCAACCCAGGGCATGGGCCGCCAGCAAGTCGCCCTGCACCCTCAACAAGTTTCGCCCGCGCGTGGGGAAGTGCAGAACCGTTTCAATTCCACCTTCATCCTGAATCAAATGACTCACCGCCCAGGCGCTCATCCGCATCCGGGCCATCGGGCTGTCGGCCACGTTGATCACGTCGGCCCCGGCCTCGGCCAGCAGGTTGGCGGCGGCCAGCAGTTTGTGAGTCGAGAGGCCTTTGGGCGGGTGCATCTCCACGCCGATCACAAACTGTTTGGCGGCAAACTTCTCGGCTAACCGGGTGGGTGGGTGGGCCTCGGTCGTTCGTTCTTCGCGCTCCAGCGCTGAAACGACAATGGATTGTGTTGGGGTCCCGGGCCGGGGCTGATCGAGCGCGGCGCGCATGGCGGCGATGTGCTGAGGCGTTGTCCCACAGCACCCGCCGACGATGGCGGCCCCGGCCTCCACGAAGGCCAGTGCATACTCGCCAAAATATTCAGGGGTAGCCGGGTACATGATCCGGCCGCCCACATTCTCCGGCCAGCCGCCGTTTGGCTTCGCCAAAAATTTTGCCTCGGGCGCGGCTTGTCTCATGGCGTGAAGAATTCGCAGAACCTGCGCCGGGCCGCTGGAGCAGTTGACGCCGACGATGTCGGCTCCACAGGCGATCAACTCCTGGGCGACTTTGGCGGGCGTGTCACCCAGCAGGGTCACATCGTCGCGGGTGAACGTCATGCTGGCGATGACGGGCAGTTTGCTCACCGCCTTCGCCGCCCGCGCGGCTTCGGCCACTTCGCGCAAGTCGCTCATGGTCTCGACGATGATCAAGTCCACGCCGCTGGCGACCAGGGTTGCGATCTGATCGTGAAAGGCGGCGTAGGCTTGCTCCGTTCTCACGCGCCCGTAAGGCGCGAGCCGGACTCCCAACGGGCCAACCGATCCGGCGACGAGGACTTCTTTGAGCGAGGCTTCAACTACGCGCCGCGCTAACGCCACCGCCGAGGCGTTGATCTGGCGCGCTTGCGCCGCGAGGCCGTGCCGGGCCAACTTGTAGCGGTTCGCGCCGAAGGTGTTGGTCTCGATGAGTTGCGCCCCGGCTTCGATGTAGCCGCGATGCACTTTGGCCACAAGCGCGGGCTGGATCAGGTTGAGGCCGTCGAAGCACTCGTCGAATCCCACGCCGCGCGCGTGGAGCATGGTTCCCATCGCGCCGTCGGCGAGGAGGGGGGAGGCTTGGAGTTTATCGAATAGTGATATTGGCATATAGACTGCAATTCTGTAATTGCTCAGACCGGTCCTTCGGGACGCAGATAAATGCTGATGCTTCGCGAACGCAGATTTTCGCTGCTCTCTTTTTGTTTTATCTACGTTCCCGTTCTGACCCCTGATTTGAAATATCTCACCCTCACCCGTTCCACCACCAACTCTCCCGTCAGCGTCCAGCCCCACTCCGGCTTCAGGGCCGGGCGTTTGTGCGGGGTGAGGATGAGGAGCGAGTCGGCCAGCAGGCTGAGTTGGTAGGTCAGTGCGGGCAGGCGCGAGGGCTGAAGCAGGTGCAGAGCGAAACTGCAAACGATCAGGCTGTAGCTCCGGCCTGCTGCCGCAAGCGCCCCGGCGGCAATTTGCTCAAAGGTGAACGGCTCGGCGGTTTGGCCGGTGCGGGCGAAGTACGCCTCAGCCGTGTAAGGATCAACGCCGTCAATCTTATCAGCGCCCAATGCTTTTAGCGCCAGCGTGGCTTCGCCACTGCCGCAAGCCAGGTCGAGGACGCGACTCAGATCAACAGGCCAGGTTTCAACGGCGGCCTGCAAGGCGTGTTGAATGGCCCGCTCGTGCGGGTTGCTGTAATCGCCGCCGAAGCGTTCGTAGAACTCTTTGACGCCGTAGCGTTGATATTGTGCTCGAATAGACTCCTGACCCTCCATCCGCGATCATTGTCCTTTCACCAGAAGCTCAATCGCCTTGTCAATCGCCGGGTCGTTCTCCAAATCCACCTCATCCCAATCAGCCTTGATTTCAACATCCGGCTTCACCCCAAATTCGGCCAGGTCCTGGCCCTTGCTGGTCTTGTACGACTGGCTGGCAAAAGTGAAGTAAGAACCGTTGGGCAGAGGCACGGTGGTGTAGCCAAAAATCTTGCCGGGCGTTTGCAGGCCGATGACAGTGGCTCGTTTGGAGGCTTGCAGGGCGGCGGCGAAGATTTCGGGCGAGCCTTCAGTGTCCGGGCCGATGATGAGAACGATCGGCAGGCCTTGCGAGCCGCCCACATCCACGCCTTTTATCTGCACCGGCGTGCTTTTGGTGCGCGAATAAAACTCGCCCAGCCGGCCGTCGGCATAAAGCGCCAGCATCTCGCTCAGCGGCCAGCCGCCGGAGGTGTGGGCCACGCGCAGATCAATGATGACGCCGGTCAACTGATTCTGCTGGCTGATGTTTTCCAGCGCCTGAGACATCGTATCCATGAGTGTATCATCGCTAGCGACGGGCATGAGCAAGTATAGAATCCCGCTCCGAGTGAGGACGCCGCCTTTGAGAGTGTCGGCGGCGGCGAGCGTGGCCCGGGTCACTTGCACCGCGCGGCGCGGCTCGCCCGGCGATCCCACTTCCAGTTTCACCGTCGTGTCGGCCTCGCCGCGCACTCTCTGCACCACGTCCATTCCTTCCTCAGCCGTCACCGGCTTCCCGTCAATGCTGAAGATCGAATCGTGCGCCTTCAACCCGGCCAGGCCGGCGGGCGAGCCTTCGATGATGGACAGGATGACGATGTGCGGCTCCGGCCCGGCCCGCACCGACACGTAAGCGCCGATGCCGGAATAGAGCGACGTGTTTTGCAGATCGGCCTGAATGCGTTCGCTACGCGACTGATAAACGCCGCCCTCGCCCGGCAATTTGGCCGCCAGGTCTCCCAGCGCCGCCTCAAACTCAACCTCGGTCAGCCCGCCCTTCACCTGCGCCAAATAGTCGGCGTGAGCCGACTTCCAGCCACTGCTTCCCAGGTCTTCATAAATAAACTGCTCGTCCAGCGCCGCCGACAAAGTGTCGAGCACCCGCAGTTGCCGCTCAACCGGATCAGTAGTGGGCAAGTCGGGAACATCGGGCTGGCCGGAGAAGCGGGCGCAGGCGGCCAGCCCCAGAACGACGAATGAAAGGATGCGGATGTGTTTCATGGAAGCCTCCATTCTTGGCCCCCCTCATCCCCCCATTTTGCGAACTCCAACGCAAAATGGGGGGACAGAGGGGGTCGAACTATTTTGCTTCAAAG from Chloroflexota bacterium encodes the following:
- a CDS encoding FHA domain-containing protein, with protein sequence MQSGSFRLLMQRGPTPGKTFELVKDVVTLGRDVSNDIVINDAEISRHHVRLTRQMGTFALEDLGSTNGTFVNSMRLAGQKLLSKSDVINLGETVTLTFEPTPPDMAATIVGSIGPVTMSSEPPPPRPAFAMPQMSTRPPEQAAPPIPKYQPEYQLPQSTPQAGSMDRRWVIAGVGCLVLCCCLGAVAAAVYYVDAYNLYCQIAPFLFACP
- a CDS encoding PDZ domain-containing protein — translated: MKHIRILSFVVLGLAACARFSGQPDVPDLPTTDPVERQLRVLDTLSAALDEQFIYEDLGSSGWKSAHADYLAQVKGGLTEVEFEAALGDLAAKLPGEGGVYQSRSERIQADLQNTSLYSGIGAYVSVRAGPEPHIVILSIIEGSPAGLAGLKAHDSIFSIDGKPVTAEEGMDVVQRVRGEADTTVKLEVGSPGEPRRAVQVTRATLAAADTLKGGVLTRSGILYLLMPVASDDTLMDTMSQALENISQQNQLTGVIIDLRVAHTSGGWPLSEMLALYADGRLGEFYSRTKSTPVQIKGVDVGGSQGLPIVLIIGPDTEGSPEIFAAALQASKRATVIGLQTPGKIFGYTTVPLPNGSYFTFASQSYKTSKGQDLAEFGVKPDVEIKADWDEVDLENDPAIDKAIELLVKGQ
- a CDS encoding ribonuclease HII, with amino-acid sequence MPTLKLERRFLAQGHHLIAGIDEAGRGAWAGPVVAAAVILPLNRRDLASALKGVNDSKKLTARQREKLYAAICDVAVSVGVGGAGPGEIDSNGIVPATRAAMQRAVAMLHPQPKALLIDAVNLSSLFSLPQHFLNYGDCLSLSIAAASIVAKVSRDRAMVKLDALHPGYSFAKHKGYGTALHKVALEELGVSEVHRRSYGPIRGLLEKAGL
- the rfbD gene encoding dTDP-4-dehydrorhamnose reductase is translated as MRLFITGIKGQLGSELARQAMTAGMELDGGDLHEFDITNLAQTRAAIGAHRPDVVLHCAAFTDVDAAARQPDLAYRANGLGTQNVALACAEANAAMLYVSSNEVFDGAKNEPYREFDNTNPVNPYGYSKLAGEKFTALLLNRFYIVRTSWLTSKGGRNFVHRIQQLADENGGLKVVTDEVACPTFTPDLAAAILKLIATGSYGIYHLVNGGYCSRFDYAKHILELSGRRHVPVEPILLSDFSRPSTPPKFTPLANQAAAALGITLRPWQEALAEFLSV
- a CDS encoding zinc dependent phospholipase C family protein, with the protein product MPTPFYHLRLARELLPACPPLVQQHAAEFYLGNIAPDAQNISGQTREATHFFDVPMKDRTPASQALFRLHPGLADSAKLPPSHAAFLAGYLCHLALDQQWIGDIFDPVFGLDADWSNFRHRLFIHNVLRIYLDRLDWPLLRDGVGETLCRAQPDRWLPFLADSALSGWRDFVARQLADGAEAQTIEVFAKRMSLSPAEFETLLQSPPAMQTQIFDRIPLTALDDFRARGLALSRNVITTYLHNG
- a CDS encoding class I SAM-dependent methyltransferase, which gives rise to MEGQESIRAQYQRYGVKEFYERFGGDYSNPHERAIQHALQAAVETWPVDLSRVLDLACGSGEATLALKALGADKIDGVDPYTAEAYFARTGQTAEPFTFEQIAAGALAAAGRSYSLIVCSFALHLLQPSRLPALTYQLSLLADSLLILTPHKRPALKPEWGWTLTGELVVERVRVRYFKSGVRTGT
- a CDS encoding bifunctional homocysteine S-methyltransferase/methylenetetrahydrofolate reductase, with protein sequence MPISLFDKLQASPLLADGAMGTMLHARGVGFDECFDGLNLIQPALVAKVHRGYIEAGAQLIETNTFGANRYKLARHGLAAQARQINASAVALARRVVEASLKEVLVAGSVGPLGVRLAPYGRVRTEQAYAAFHDQIATLVASGVDLIIVETMSDLREVAEAARAAKAVSKLPVIASMTFTRDDVTLLGDTPAKVAQELIACGADIVGVNCSSGPAQVLRILHAMRQAAPEAKFLAKPNGGWPENVGGRIMYPATPEYFGEYALAFVEAGAAIVGGCCGTTPQHIAAMRAALDQPRPGTPTQSIVVSALEREERTTEAHPPTRLAEKFAAKQFVIGVEMHPPKGLSTHKLLAAANLLAEAGADVINVADSPMARMRMSAWAVSHLIQDEGGIETVLHFPTRGRNLLRVQGDLLAAHALGCRNIFVVMGDPTAIGDYPDANDKYDLVPSGLIKLIKQGFNVGLDHAGQEIGQPTSFYVGCAVNPCAPDVDKEIKTLRKKIAAGADFALTQPIFETGVAREFLRRYADKHGPLELPILAGVLPLHSARHANFFHNEVPGVIIPESLRERMEKAGSAGAQEGMKIAVELLTELREFLQGVYLMPPFSRYDLAAEIIDQVREKV
- a CDS encoding glycosyltransferase family 2 protein → MLSIIIPNWNGASHLPACLNSLRQQTLQEFEIIVADNASSDNSRELLARDYPEVKVIALDRNAGFTGASNAGLRAAKGNIQILLNNDTEVDPNWLAEVAAAFDRHPEAAIVASKMLLFDQRDTFHTAGDLYRTNGLPANQGVWQKDVGQFDEGHVFSACGGSAAYRKVMLDQIGLLDDDFFFSCEDVDLAWRAQLAGWKAVFAPRAVVFHKLSATGGGATASFYDGRNFIYVLVKDVPASVWRKHWREIIGAQLRLALEALKAWRGQAARARLRGQLAGVLALPKLLAKRKRVQATRKVSDEYVLSILSDL
- a CDS encoding glycosyltransferase family 2 protein, whose amino-acid sequence is MQHKTVTNATFLSIIIPAHNEEHRLPPTLASINAYLDKQSYASEIVVVENGSQDLTAVVTEAFAADHSRTRLIRESARGKGLAVRRGMLEAKGQFRFICDADLSMPIQEIAKFLPPQLESAEVAIGSREAPGARRYNEPPHRHIIGRVFSNLVKFFALPGFEDTQCGFKCFSAKAAEDIFRVQVLNGMSFDVEALYIAVKRGYRVAEVPINWYYRSESRVRLLDDSLRMFKDILTIRQNWEQGKYERR